A region from the Pseudomonas sp. KU26590 genome encodes:
- the phoU gene encoding phosphate signaling complex protein PhoU, giving the protein MIKDSHTHHISQQFNAELEEVRSHLLEMGGLVEKQVNDAVTALIEADSGLAQRVREVDDRINQMERNIDEECLRILARRQPAASDLRLIISISKSVIDLERIGDESTKIARRAIQLCEEGESPRGYVEVRHISDQVSKMVRDALDSFARFDADLALSVAQYDKNIDREYKTALRELVTYMMEDPRSISRVLNVIWVLRSLERIGDHARNISELVIYLVRGTDVRHLGLKRMQEEVKGLTAERINVLDKPDDK; this is encoded by the coding sequence ATGATCAAAGACAGCCATACACATCACATCTCCCAGCAGTTCAACGCTGAACTGGAAGAAGTTCGCAGCCACCTGCTGGAAATGGGTGGTCTGGTCGAGAAGCAGGTCAACGACGCGGTCACCGCCTTGATCGAAGCCGACTCGGGCCTGGCCCAACGGGTGCGTGAGGTTGACGACCGCATCAACCAGATGGAGCGCAACATCGACGAAGAGTGCCTGCGCATCCTGGCCCGTCGTCAGCCTGCTGCCTCCGACCTGCGTCTGATCATCAGCATCTCCAAGTCGGTTATCGACCTTGAGCGCATCGGCGATGAGTCCACCAAGATCGCCCGCCGTGCGATTCAGCTGTGCGAAGAGGGTGAGTCGCCGCGCGGTTACGTCGAAGTGCGCCACATCAGCGATCAGGTCAGCAAGATGGTGCGTGACGCACTGGACTCGTTCGCCCGCTTCGATGCCGATCTGGCGTTATCGGTCGCGCAGTACGACAAGAACATCGACCGCGAGTACAAGACCGCATTGCGTGAGCTGGTCACCTACATGATGGAAGATCCGCGCTCGATCTCCCGCGTGCTGAACGTGATCTGGGTCCTGCGTTCGCTGGAGCGCATCGGCGATCACGCGCGCAACATCTCCGAACTGGTCATCTACCTCGTGCGCGGTACCGACGTTCGTCACCTGGGCCTCAAGCGCATGCAGGAAGAAGTCAAAGGCCTGACCGCCGAAAGGATTAATGTTCTGGACAAGCCTGACGATAAATAA
- the pstB gene encoding phosphate ABC transporter ATP-binding protein PstB, whose amino-acid sequence MQQEPHAHGINMSALGRKRQVLDLANEAVALEVPGLDLFYGEKQALFDIRMNIPKQRVTSFIGPSGCGKSTLLRTFNRMNDLVDGCRVQGEIKLYGHDIYTKGEDVAELRRRVGMVFQKPNPFPKTVYENVVYGLRIQGVNKKRVLDEAVEWALRGAALWDEVKDRLHESALGLSGGQQQRLVIARTIAVEPEVLLLDEPCSALDPISTLKVEELIYELKSKYTIVIVTHNMQQAARVSDYTAFLHMGKVVEYGDTDTLFTNPTKKQTEDYITGRYG is encoded by the coding sequence ATGCAACAGGAACCCCACGCCCACGGCATCAACATGTCGGCCCTGGGTCGCAAGCGCCAGGTGCTGGATCTGGCGAACGAAGCCGTTGCGCTGGAAGTGCCGGGGCTGGATCTCTTCTATGGCGAGAAGCAGGCGCTGTTCGACATCCGCATGAACATCCCGAAACAACGCGTCACCTCGTTCATCGGGCCGTCCGGGTGCGGGAAGTCCACGTTGCTGCGCACCTTCAACCGCATGAACGATCTGGTGGACGGCTGCCGAGTACAGGGCGAGATCAAGCTCTATGGCCACGACATCTACACTAAAGGCGAGGACGTCGCCGAGTTGCGTCGCCGGGTCGGCATGGTCTTCCAGAAGCCCAACCCGTTCCCCAAGACCGTTTACGAGAACGTGGTCTACGGGCTGCGCATTCAGGGCGTGAACAAAAAGCGCGTGCTCGACGAAGCCGTCGAGTGGGCCTTGCGTGGCGCCGCACTGTGGGACGAGGTCAAGGACCGCCTGCACGAGTCGGCGCTCGGACTTTCCGGTGGTCAGCAGCAACGTCTGGTGATCGCCCGCACCATCGCCGTCGAACCCGAGGTGCTGCTGCTCGATGAGCCGTGCTCCGCGCTCGACCCGATTTCGACCCTGAAAGTCGAAGAGTTGATCTACGAACTGAAATCCAAATACACCATTGTGATCGTTACCCACAACATGCAGCAGGCGGCGCGCGTATCGGATTACACCGCGTTTCTGCACATGGGCAAGGTGGTCGAATACGGGGACACCGATACGTTGTTCACCAATCCGACCAAAAAGCAAACTGAAGACTACATAACCGGTCGTTACGGCTAG
- a CDS encoding response regulator → MSKVSVLVVDDAPFIRDLVKKGLRNAFPGVALEDAVNGRKAQVLLSREVFDLVLCDWEMPEMSGLELLTWCRQQDNLKTMPFIMVTSRGDKENVIQAIQAGVSDFIGKPFTNEQLLTKVKKALHKVGKLEALMSSGPARVNAAFANDSLSALMGNRPEVVNTAPAASAAPQAAQPQVQPTANAAPAAAPTGRGQGQLRLPSGIQPCVIKALTLKEASLLVRRGEVLPQILESAVLDLEQGENAEVARLNGYLHAISAFEQKPDSDWLQVTFRFVDKDTQKLDYLSRLIARGTAQKHFVPGA, encoded by the coding sequence ATGAGTAAAGTCAGTGTATTGGTGGTGGATGACGCACCGTTCATCCGCGATCTGGTCAAGAAAGGCCTGCGCAACGCGTTTCCAGGAGTTGCTCTGGAAGACGCAGTCAACGGCCGCAAGGCGCAAGTCCTGCTCAGCCGTGAAGTGTTTGATCTGGTGCTGTGCGATTGGGAAATGCCCGAAATGTCCGGGCTGGAATTGCTGACCTGGTGCCGCCAGCAGGACAACCTGAAGACCATGCCGTTCATCATGGTCACCAGCCGTGGCGACAAGGAAAACGTGATTCAGGCGATCCAGGCCGGCGTCTCTGACTTCATCGGCAAGCCGTTCACCAACGAGCAACTGCTGACCAAGGTCAAAAAAGCGCTGCACAAGGTCGGCAAACTCGAGGCGTTGATGTCCAGTGGTCCGGCCCGCGTCAATGCCGCATTTGCCAATGACTCGCTCAGCGCTTTGATGGGTAATCGGCCTGAGGTCGTCAACACGGCACCCGCTGCGTCGGCTGCACCGCAGGCCGCTCAGCCTCAGGTCCAGCCTACGGCCAATGCCGCTCCCGCCGCCGCACCTACGGGTCGTGGCCAGGGTCAGTTGCGTCTTCCGAGCGGGATTCAGCCCTGCGTGATCAAGGCGCTGACGCTCAAGGAAGCGTCGCTGCTGGTCCGCCGTGGCGAGGTGCTGCCGCAGATCCTCGAGAGCGCCGTGCTCGATCTGGAGCAGGGTGAAAACGCCGAGGTCGCGCGTCTCAATGGCTATCTGCACGCGATTTCCGCGTTCGAGCAGAAGCCAGACAGTGATTGGCTGCAGGTGACTTTCCGATTCGTCGACAAGGACACCCAGAAGCTTGATTACCTGTCGCGCCTGATTGCCCGTGGCACAGCGCAGAAGCACTTCGTGCCGGGTGCCTGA
- a CDS encoding acyl-CoA thioesterase — protein MIELEQEDPIPQGDLALQITALPRETNGFGDIFGGWLVSQMDLAGTAMASKVAGGRVATVAIDRMAFLVPVAVGAQLSFYTQTLEIGRSSIQMMVEVWSDDPLSSEWRKVTEAVFVFVAIDGSGRTRSVPARR, from the coding sequence ATGATTGAGCTCGAACAAGAAGATCCAATACCGCAGGGCGATCTTGCCCTGCAGATTACCGCCCTACCTCGCGAAACCAATGGCTTCGGCGACATTTTCGGCGGCTGGCTGGTTTCCCAGATGGACCTCGCCGGTACTGCCATGGCGAGCAAGGTGGCCGGTGGACGTGTGGCGACTGTTGCCATCGACCGCATGGCGTTCCTGGTGCCCGTCGCGGTGGGGGCTCAGTTGTCGTTTTATACCCAGACCCTGGAAATCGGCCGCAGCTCGATTCAGATGATGGTCGAGGTGTGGAGCGATGATCCCCTGTCCAGCGAATGGCGTAAGGTGACCGAAGCGGTATTCGTTTTCGTCGCTATCGACGGCAGCGGCCGTACCCGCTCGGTGCCGGCTCGACGCTGA
- the pstA gene encoding phosphate ABC transporter permease PstA, with the protein MKQTSLKRWFNSGGPGVWLSAGAVSIAVIMTIGLLAVIAVRGLGHFWPADVISAQYDVPGQESHVLVGELVQSEQVPRARLKAAGLPVPDQGPEFMTRDLFKVGNRDVSPSDFNWVIGEWLKDQRKPAELMTLERREWGNFYGYLLNVKEDGKVVAEGEAAWPQLQARIERVQGISDQLDDLEKGEIGAINHGIERLRLHARKLELNGELDAAAQADMAIERAEYEARYKDVESRLGALHAEYNRDSLTARDANGKEIEISIGKVVHAYQPNAMGTMTKLGFYFQKLWEFLSDDPREANTEGGIFPAIFGTVMMTLIMAVFVTPFGVLAAVYLREYARQGVMTRLIRIAVNNLAGVPAIVYGVFGLGFFVYVLGGSLDQLFFPEALPAPTFGTPGLLWASLTLALLAVPVVIVATEEGLARIPLTLREGSLALGATKAETLWKIVLPMASPAMMTGLILAVARAAGEVAPLMLVGVVKMAPSLPLDGNYPYLHLDQKIMHLGFHIYDVGFQSPNVEAARPLVYATALLLVLVIALLNLSAVTIRNRLRDKYKAFED; encoded by the coding sequence ATGAAGCAGACCTCCCTCAAGCGATGGTTCAACAGTGGCGGCCCCGGTGTCTGGCTGAGCGCGGGTGCGGTGTCCATCGCGGTGATCATGACCATCGGCTTGCTGGCGGTGATCGCCGTGCGCGGGCTGGGGCACTTCTGGCCTGCCGATGTGATTTCCGCCCAGTACGATGTTCCCGGGCAGGAAAGCCACGTGCTGGTGGGTGAGCTGGTTCAGTCTGAACAAGTGCCGCGCGCCAGGCTCAAGGCCGCCGGGCTGCCAGTCCCTGATCAGGGGCCCGAGTTCATGACCCGCGATTTGTTCAAGGTCGGCAACCGGGATGTCAGCCCCAGCGATTTCAACTGGGTCATTGGCGAGTGGCTCAAGGATCAGCGCAAGCCAGCGGAATTGATGACACTGGAGCGCCGCGAGTGGGGCAACTTTTACGGCTATCTGCTCAACGTCAAGGAAGACGGCAAAGTGGTCGCGGAGGGCGAAGCCGCATGGCCGCAACTGCAGGCGCGTATCGAGCGGGTGCAGGGCATCTCCGATCAGCTGGACGACCTGGAGAAGGGCGAGATCGGCGCGATCAACCACGGCATCGAGCGGCTGCGTCTGCACGCGCGCAAGCTCGAGCTCAACGGCGAACTTGATGCAGCGGCCCAGGCCGACATGGCCATTGAGCGCGCCGAATACGAAGCGCGCTACAAGGACGTCGAGTCGCGCCTGGGCGCGTTGCACGCCGAATACAATCGCGACAGCCTGACGGCCCGTGACGCCAACGGCAAAGAGATCGAGATCAGCATCGGCAAGGTGGTTCACGCGTATCAGCCCAACGCTATGGGCACGATGACCAAGCTGGGGTTCTACTTCCAGAAGCTCTGGGAGTTCCTCAGCGACGACCCGCGCGAGGCCAATACGGAGGGCGGGATTTTCCCGGCGATCTTCGGCACCGTGATGATGACGCTGATCATGGCCGTCTTCGTGACGCCCTTCGGCGTGCTCGCCGCTGTGTATTTGCGTGAGTACGCACGCCAAGGCGTAATGACGCGCTTGATCCGCATTGCCGTCAACAACCTCGCGGGTGTTCCCGCTATCGTCTACGGCGTCTTCGGGCTTGGCTTTTTCGTTTACGTGCTGGGCGGTTCTCTGGATCAGCTGTTCTTCCCCGAAGCCCTCCCGGCGCCGACCTTCGGCACGCCCGGCTTGCTGTGGGCGTCGTTGACGCTGGCGCTGCTCGCCGTGCCGGTGGTGATCGTCGCCACCGAAGAAGGTCTGGCGCGTATCCCGCTGACGTTGCGCGAGGGCTCGCTGGCCTTGGGCGCCACCAAGGCCGAAACGCTGTGGAAGATCGTTTTGCCCATGGCCAGCCCGGCCATGATGACGGGCCTGATTCTGGCGGTGGCACGGGCGGCGGGTGAAGTGGCGCCGCTGATGCTGGTGGGTGTGGTCAAGATGGCGCCTTCGTTGCCGTTGGACGGCAATTACCCGTATCTGCACCTCGACCAGAAGATCATGCACCTGGGTTTTCATATTTACGATGTCGGTTTTCAAAGCCCCAACGTCGAGGCTGCGCGCCCGCTGGTGTATGCCACGGCACTGTTGCTGGTGCTGGTGATCGCGCTGCTGAACCTGTCGGCGGTGACGATTCGCAACCGCCTGCGCGACAAGTACAAGGCGTTTGAAGACTGA
- a CDS encoding ABC transporter permease subunit, whose product MNDLANSSMTENPRPERIDFNAPELQRKRRIRALKDRLTRWYVLVGGLAVLAAITLIFFYLAYVVAPLFQGAKLTRDDAQTPAWMQDAGKPMVLVIEEQNQVAMRVSDKGEALFFHLKDGGEISRVTLPIPAGAKVTSVAQDQPGKPLIAIGLSNGQVLVFKHAYPISYPDNKKTITPTITYPYGETPLVLDEGGRVLEHVNLSASDTTLMLAGATGTQLHVLSLTQSENLMTGETNREQSRVDLPQLSAAVKAIYIDPRQQWLYVINGRALVDVFDLRDRTLNGRYKLLEDANAETTASTQLVGGISLVIGSSRGNIAQWFMARDVDGEMRLQHIRDFKMSGAPISQITAEQRRKGFIAMDTSGKLGVFHSTAHRTLLIDPIASGPAVMGLSPRADRIIVEDSGKLLPLSLDNPHPEISWSALWDKVWYENYDEPKYVWQSTASNSDFEPKLSLAPLTYGTLKAAFYAMLLAAPIAVAAAIYTAYFMAPRMRRKVKPIIELMEAMPTVILGFFAGLFLAPYLEGHLPGIFSLLIFTPIGILLAGFGWTRLPDSIRLRVPDGWESAILIPVILLIGWVSLSMSPHLESWFFGGDMRSWITNDLGITYDQRNALVVGIAMGFAVIPNIYSIAEDAVFSVPRGLTLGSLALGATPWQTLIRVVILTASPGIFSALMIGMGRAVGETMIVLMATGNTPIMNMNLFEGMRTLAANVAVEMPESEVGGSHYRVLFLAALVLLMFTFVMNTLAELIRQRLRKQYSSL is encoded by the coding sequence ATGAATGATTTGGCCAATTCATCAATGACCGAAAACCCCCGTCCCGAGCGCATCGATTTCAATGCGCCCGAGCTGCAACGCAAGCGCAGGATTCGTGCGCTCAAAGACCGTCTGACGCGTTGGTACGTGTTAGTGGGCGGTCTTGCCGTGTTGGCCGCCATCACGCTGATATTCTTCTATCTCGCCTATGTCGTCGCGCCGTTGTTTCAGGGTGCGAAGCTGACGCGCGACGACGCTCAGACGCCTGCCTGGATGCAGGATGCGGGCAAGCCCATGGTCCTCGTTATCGAAGAGCAGAATCAGGTCGCCATGCGCGTGTCCGACAAGGGCGAAGCGCTGTTTTTCCATCTCAAGGACGGCGGCGAAATTTCCCGCGTGACCTTGCCGATCCCTGCTGGCGCGAAGGTCACGTCGGTAGCGCAGGATCAGCCCGGCAAGCCCCTGATCGCGATCGGCCTGTCCAACGGCCAGGTGCTGGTTTTCAAGCACGCTTACCCGATCAGCTATCCCGACAACAAAAAAACCATCACGCCCACGATTACCTATCCCTACGGCGAGACGCCGCTGGTACTGGACGAAGGAGGGCGGGTCCTCGAGCACGTCAATCTGAGCGCCAGCGACACGACCCTGATGCTGGCCGGTGCAACCGGTACGCAGTTGCACGTGTTGTCGCTGACCCAATCCGAAAATTTGATGACCGGCGAAACCAATCGCGAGCAGAGCCGAGTCGACCTGCCGCAGCTGTCGGCGGCGGTCAAAGCCATTTATATCGACCCGCGCCAGCAATGGCTGTACGTGATCAATGGTCGCGCGTTGGTGGATGTGTTCGACCTGCGGGACCGCACGCTGAATGGCCGCTACAAATTGCTTGAAGACGCCAACGCCGAAACCACCGCCAGTACGCAATTGGTGGGTGGCATCTCGCTGGTGATCGGCAGCTCCCGAGGCAATATCGCGCAGTGGTTCATGGCGCGGGACGTCGATGGCGAGATGCGTCTGCAGCACATTCGTGACTTCAAAATGAGTGGCGCGCCGATTTCACAGATCACCGCCGAGCAACGCCGCAAAGGCTTTATTGCCATGGACACCTCCGGCAAGCTCGGCGTGTTCCACAGCACCGCCCACCGCACGCTGTTGATCGACCCGATTGCCAGCGGCCCGGCGGTGATGGGTTTGTCGCCGCGGGCGGATCGGATCATTGTTGAAGACAGCGGCAAGCTGCTGCCCTTGAGCCTGGACAATCCGCACCCGGAGATTTCCTGGAGCGCGCTGTGGGACAAGGTCTGGTACGAAAACTACGACGAACCCAAATACGTCTGGCAATCCACCGCGTCCAACAGTGATTTCGAACCCAAGCTGAGCCTTGCGCCGCTCACCTACGGCACGCTCAAAGCCGCGTTCTACGCCATGCTGCTGGCTGCGCCGATTGCCGTCGCCGCTGCTATCTACACCGCATACTTCATGGCGCCGCGCATGCGCCGCAAGGTCAAGCCGATCATCGAACTGATGGAAGCGATGCCGACGGTGATTCTTGGCTTCTTCGCCGGGCTGTTCCTGGCGCCGTATCTGGAAGGGCACCTGCCGGGTATCTTCAGCCTGCTGATCTTCACCCCCATTGGCATATTGCTGGCCGGGTTTGGCTGGACGCGCCTGCCTGACTCTATTCGCCTGCGTGTGCCCGACGGTTGGGAAAGCGCGATTCTGATTCCGGTCATTCTGCTGATTGGCTGGGTCTCGCTGAGCATGAGCCCGCACCTGGAGAGCTGGTTCTTCGGCGGCGACATGCGCTCGTGGATCACCAACGATCTGGGCATCACCTACGATCAGCGCAACGCATTGGTGGTCGGAATCGCGATGGGTTTTGCGGTCATACCCAACATTTATTCGATTGCCGAGGACGCCGTGTTCAGCGTGCCGCGTGGTCTGACGCTCGGCTCACTGGCCCTCGGCGCCACGCCTTGGCAGACGCTGATTCGCGTGGTGATTCTCACGGCGAGCCCGGGGATTTTCTCTGCGCTGATGATCGGCATGGGGCGCGCCGTCGGCGAAACCATGATCGTGCTCATGGCCACCGGCAACACGCCGATTATGAACATGAACCTGTTCGAAGGTATGCGCACCCTGGCGGCCAACGTGGCGGTGGAGATGCCCGAGTCGGAGGTAGGCGGCAGCCATTATCGCGTGCTGTTTCTCGCCGCTCTGGTGCTGCTGATGTTCACATTTGTCATGAACACCTTGGCGGAGCTGATTCGTCAGCGCCTGCGCAAGCAGTATTCGTCTCTTTAG
- a CDS encoding DUF3299 domain-containing protein, translating to MRHLLFVSLLLVCGLVRAAELPETDWLELMPKSDQKALEAMPEIDHNSPEGQGTFDSKGGLKQSKGLPAVMYSTKTVASMNDKTIRLGGYPVPLETDAKGRSTLFFLVPYPGACIHVPPPPPNQLVLVRYPKGLKIADIYTPLWVVGTLKVEKVNNDLADAAYALDASKVRVVVEADL from the coding sequence ATGCGTCATCTCCTCTTCGTTTCACTGCTGCTGGTCTGCGGACTGGTACGCGCCGCTGAATTACCCGAAACCGACTGGCTTGAACTGATGCCGAAGTCGGATCAGAAAGCCCTCGAAGCCATGCCCGAAATCGACCACAACTCGCCGGAAGGCCAGGGCACGTTCGACAGCAAGGGTGGTTTGAAGCAGAGCAAGGGCTTGCCTGCCGTCATGTACTCCACCAAAACCGTCGCGTCGATGAACGACAAAACCATCCGCCTGGGTGGCTATCCGGTACCGCTGGAGACTGACGCGAAGGGTCGCAGCACGCTGTTCTTCCTCGTCCCATACCCGGGCGCCTGCATCCACGTGCCGCCACCGCCGCCGAATCAGCTGGTGTTGGTGCGCTACCCGAAAGGCTTGAAGATCGCTGACATCTACACGCCGTTGTGGGTCGTCGGCACGTTGAAGGTGGAGAAGGTGAACAATGATCTCGCCGACGCCGCCTATGCGCTGGACGCATCGAAAGTACGTGTGGTGGTAGAGGCGGATTTGTAG
- a CDS encoding MFS transporter has product MSSVPLSATQPSRPLNRNDYKTLSLSALGGALEFYDFIIFVFFAAVVGKLFFPVDMPEWLRLMQTFGIFAAGYLARPLGGIVMAHFGDLLGRKKMFTLSIFLMAVPTLIMGLLPTYAQIGIFAPLLLLLMRVIQGAAIGGEVPGAWVFVSEHVPARNVGYACGTLTSGLTAGILLGSLVATWINSVYSPVEVSDYAWRIPFLLGGVFGLMSVYLRRWLHETPVFAELQLRKQLAEEVPLKAVLRDHRGAVVLSMLLTWLLSAGVVVVILMTPTLLQTNFGFAPALTLKANSLAIVFLSLGCIGAGALADRVGAGLVFLFGSLGLLVTSWIFYHTVGDHPDLLYPLYALTGLFVGTIGAVPFVMVKAFPPVVRFSGLSFSYNLAYAIFGGLTPMVVQGLNKVNPMAPAWYVAILCALGMVIGVYLLRSRRIN; this is encoded by the coding sequence ATGTCCTCTGTGCCTTTAAGCGCCACACAGCCTTCGCGCCCGCTGAACCGCAACGATTACAAAACCCTTTCATTGTCTGCCCTGGGCGGAGCGTTGGAGTTCTACGACTTCATCATTTTCGTGTTCTTTGCAGCCGTGGTAGGCAAGCTGTTTTTCCCCGTAGACATGCCCGAATGGCTGCGTTTGATGCAAACGTTTGGCATTTTTGCCGCCGGTTATCTGGCTCGTCCGCTCGGCGGCATCGTCATGGCGCATTTCGGTGATCTGCTCGGCCGCAAGAAAATGTTCACCCTGAGCATTTTCCTGATGGCCGTGCCGACGCTGATCATGGGGCTGCTGCCCACCTACGCGCAGATCGGCATCTTCGCGCCGCTCTTGCTCTTACTGATGCGCGTCATTCAAGGCGCGGCGATCGGCGGCGAAGTACCTGGCGCGTGGGTATTCGTTTCCGAACACGTTCCCGCCCGTAACGTCGGTTACGCCTGCGGTACCCTCACGTCCGGTCTGACTGCCGGGATTTTGCTCGGCTCGCTGGTCGCGACCTGGATCAACAGCGTGTACTCGCCCGTTGAAGTCTCGGACTACGCCTGGCGGATTCCCTTCCTGCTCGGTGGCGTCTTCGGTCTGATGTCGGTTTACCTGCGTCGCTGGCTGCACGAAACCCCGGTGTTCGCCGAGCTTCAATTGCGCAAGCAACTGGCTGAAGAAGTGCCGCTAAAAGCCGTACTGCGTGATCACCGCGGTGCCGTTGTGCTGTCGATGTTGCTGACCTGGCTGCTTTCCGCCGGCGTGGTCGTGGTGATTCTGATGACCCCGACCCTGTTGCAAACCAACTTTGGCTTCGCACCAGCGCTCACGTTGAAAGCCAACAGCCTTGCCATTGTCTTTTTGAGCCTGGGCTGTATCGGCGCGGGCGCACTGGCGGATCGCGTTGGCGCGGGCCTGGTGTTCCTGTTCGGCTCGCTTGGGCTCTTGGTCACCTCGTGGATCTTCTATCACACCGTTGGCGATCATCCAGACTTGCTGTATCCGCTCTATGCACTGACCGGCCTGTTCGTTGGCACCATTGGCGCGGTGCCATTCGTAATGGTCAAAGCCTTCCCACCGGTGGTGCGCTTTTCCGGACTGTCCTTTTCCTACAATCTGGCCTATGCAATCTTCGGCGGGCTGACCCCAATGGTGGTGCAGGGGCTGAACAAAGTGAACCCGATGGCGCCCGCGTGGTATGTGGCGATTTTGTGTGCATTGGGAATGGTGATCGGCGTGTATCTGCTGCGCAGCCGGCGGATCAATTGA
- a CDS encoding D-hexose-6-phosphate mutarotase, with translation MPTSNVESFQLGELNCWRIRHGQAELVIAQQGAHIISYQVDGDEPLIWSNPGALFKTGKPIRGGMPICWPWFGNFQRNPSSVQAMRESDEPAKAHGEVRAIDWELMGVGEDGDALIVEFIQPQAEGQLPGWPHAVGLKLHVRLDAALNVSLVSFNAGAEDVTLSQALHSYFAVSDVSQVCIEGLDGVEYLNTLESWDTQNVQVGDITFTGETDRIYQDTPDLISVVDPKWKRRIQIQTTGSQSAIVWNPWIDKTQTFDDMQPDGWQGMVCVETANVMTDVVTLKPGDMHALSVSIWAEPLAEA, from the coding sequence ATGCCTACGTCAAACGTCGAATCCTTCCAGCTCGGTGAGCTTAATTGCTGGCGCATCCGCCACGGCCAGGCCGAACTGGTGATCGCCCAACAAGGCGCGCACATCATCAGTTATCAGGTGGACGGCGATGAGCCGCTGATCTGGTCCAACCCGGGCGCGCTGTTTAAAACGGGCAAGCCGATTCGTGGAGGCATGCCGATCTGCTGGCCGTGGTTTGGTAATTTCCAGCGTAATCCGTCAAGCGTGCAGGCCATGCGCGAGAGTGACGAGCCGGCAAAGGCCCACGGTGAAGTCCGGGCGATCGACTGGGAGTTGATGGGCGTGGGTGAAGATGGCGACGCATTGATCGTCGAATTCATCCAGCCTCAGGCTGAAGGACAGTTGCCGGGCTGGCCCCATGCCGTTGGCCTGAAGCTGCACGTTCGCCTGGATGCCGCGCTGAATGTCAGTCTGGTGAGCTTTAACGCTGGCGCTGAAGACGTCACCCTCAGCCAGGCGCTGCACAGTTATTTCGCGGTCAGCGATGTGAGCCAGGTCTGCATCGAGGGGCTGGATGGCGTCGAGTATCTGAACACGCTGGAAAGCTGGGACACCCAGAACGTCCAGGTGGGTGATATCACGTTCACCGGCGAGACGGACCGTATTTACCAGGACACGCCTGACCTGATCTCCGTGGTCGACCCAAAATGGAAACGCCGGATTCAGATTCAGACGACGGGTTCGCAATCGGCCATCGTTTGGAACCCGTGGATCGACAAGACCCAGACTTTCGACGATATGCAGCCTGATGGCTGGCAAGGCATGGTGTGCGTTGAGACGGCGAACGTCATGACCGACGTCGTGACGCTCAAGCCGGGTGATATGCACGCGCTGAGCGTCAGCATCTGGGCCGAGCCGTTGGCAGAAGCCTGA
- a CDS encoding phosphate ABC transporter substrate-binding protein PstS family protein, whose amino-acid sequence MTLKRLMTALTFAAAGLTTAAAVAAVDPAIKPYIKTSGVSGTLSSVGSDTLANLMTMWAEAYKKEYPSVNIQIQAAGSSTAPPALTEGTATLGPMSRKMKDGELSAFEQKHGYKPTAIPVAVDALAVFVHKDNPIKGLTLQQVDAIFSATRLCGARTDAKTWGDVGVTGDLAGKAIQLFGRNSVSGTYGYFKEEALCKGDFKPNVNEQPGSASVVSSISNSLNGIGYSGIGYKTSSVRTVPLAKKEGGEFVEDNEANALNGTYPLARFLYVYVNKAPNKPLNPLEAEFVRLILSKQGQEVVMKDGYIPLPAKVVSKALADLGLQER is encoded by the coding sequence ATGACACTCAAGCGTTTGATGACTGCACTGACTTTTGCCGCTGCTGGCTTAACCACTGCGGCTGCGGTTGCCGCCGTCGATCCGGCGATCAAGCCCTACATCAAAACCAGCGGTGTTTCGGGCACCCTCTCAAGCGTGGGCTCCGACACGCTGGCCAACCTGATGACCATGTGGGCCGAGGCCTATAAGAAAGAATACCCAAGCGTAAACATCCAGATTCAGGCCGCCGGCTCATCAACAGCGCCGCCTGCACTGACCGAGGGTACTGCCACCCTGGGGCCCATGAGCCGCAAGATGAAAGATGGCGAGCTGTCCGCCTTCGAGCAGAAGCACGGCTACAAGCCGACAGCCATACCCGTGGCGGTGGATGCCTTGGCAGTGTTCGTCCACAAGGACAACCCTATCAAGGGCCTGACGCTGCAGCAGGTTGACGCGATCTTCTCCGCGACCCGGCTGTGCGGCGCCAGGACCGATGCAAAAACCTGGGGCGATGTAGGCGTGACGGGGGATCTGGCCGGCAAGGCCATCCAGCTGTTCGGACGCAATTCGGTTTCCGGCACCTATGGTTATTTCAAGGAAGAGGCGCTGTGCAAGGGCGACTTCAAACCCAACGTCAACGAACAGCCCGGCTCTGCGTCGGTGGTCAGCTCCATCAGCAATTCGCTGAACGGCATTGGCTACTCGGGTATTGGTTATAAAACGTCCAGCGTGCGCACCGTACCCCTTGCGAAAAAAGAGGGCGGCGAGTTTGTCGAAGACAACGAAGCCAACGCGCTGAATGGCACTTACCCGCTGGCACGCTTCCTTTATGTGTACGTCAACAAAGCGCCGAACAAGCCGTTGAATCCGCTCGAAGCCGAGTTCGTCAGATTGATCCTGTCAAAACAAGGTCAGGAAGTTGTCATGAAAGACGGGTACATTCCGTTACCAGCCAAGGTCGTCAGCAAAGCCTTGGCTGATCTGGGGCTACAAGAACGGTAG